The DNA segment GTCTGAAGGGACGCGCTCCGTTACATGCAAATAACGCTTGTACTaagggaaagaaacaaacaaacaaaaaaaaccccaaagcaaaccaaaagtgCTCCAAAGAACACACCAACctccaaccaaaaaaaaagcagtacaGTATATGGATTAGAAATATTTGATCCTTCTAGTCTTAGGCAGGTGGAAAAACTCTGACTCTGAATTAACTCATTTTGAATGCTTCCCAACAGCACAGATTTGGAATCAGGCACCTGCACCACTCTGCTTCAGGAGCTGCCGTCTCCAAGAGCCGCCTGCAGCTGCCGGGAGGCAGCTCCCACCTCCCCGACACCACCCCTCGTCCACAGGTACATCCCACACCCAGAGACCTGGGCACCAGCAGTGCTCTAACGGTGCAAAACTATCAGAAGACAACAACAGGCCTCATTAACAAAGAAAGTCAGAATTTCTTACTTGAGTTTTATCTAGGCTGGCGACTTAGATGTTCTCTTTATCTCTTACATGATGgagaaacaatgaaaaaatatttcattgcacCTCTGAAGAACAACAGGTTTTGAACAGCTTGTTCAGCAAAACAAAGGGAGGTACCTTATTCTAGGCAGTTTTACCACATGCTCACCAAAGCAGCACTGGAACACTTGCCATGAACGCACTAAGCAGTAACTGTCCTGTGTTCATTCACTCccaatggaagaaaaaataaatgcatgcatgtgaacatgagcaaGGAAGTACAGTATCAGGAGGTTTGTTTAGGGCTCTAATTTAGTGTACATATTTCTATATATTAGGAAAGTCAAAACCAAACCATCCACAAAGCCTCACTATATTCTTACTCTCATTCATATTTTTATTACCTATACTAATTATTTCTGTCAAACATATTAAGATACATTCTATGCTCAAGATTATCACTAATGCAGAAATTGATGCAAATTCAAATTTTTACCACACTTCCTAGTCAACGTGAGTCCTTTCATCACTGTGCATTGTTTACTAAGCAAGGTCAAAAGTCAAAGTGTTTAGTTACTCACTGTGCATGTATTTCAATACACATCTTGAGCAACATTTGCTCTGACCACAGACATTTAACAAACATGAAATTATTTGCCCTGTTAGTTtaaaaaactgaattaaaatcTGTCTCCTTAGTAGGAAAAGAAGATGACTTCTGCCGAGAAGCTGCCACCAAGCCTGAACACTGAGCAAAACCAATCTCCTCATTGGCCTCTCTGCACAAATCCTGGCAATCCAGTGTTTTCCTGTATGCTGGACCCCAAAATATTTGGGACCAGTGTTTCTTTGGCAAAGCCTCAGGTTTTGCTGTCTAAAACAACTTCAAGTGAATATGGTGCTATACCACCTGTCTTACAGATGGTACCCTGTACTTATCATCCAGCGGATCATACCTTTTCAAAACACCTGCTCACTTGCAGGTCATCTCAAAATAGTTATTTAAACACAGCCATTGACAGAAGTAGGGTATATGACTACCCCAATTTACAGCATACTCTCTAAAAATGCATCTGCATCTTTATGTCATAGACTTAGACTAAAcactcagtttaaaaaaaaaaaagtccgacTGTTATTTGGGTCATTCTGGGAATAACTGCCAATATctgatttattttggttttgctgggTCAAATAAGATGTATCAGAAAGGATGTAGCCCACTGGATGGTACATTTCTCTCAATCAGACCTAAACCcgtgaaaataaaacttttgaaACTGGTATCATAAATGTGTAACTCTGATTTTATAGAAAGAGTTAAGCATAAGTTAAGTGTCTGGTTTTAAAGCTTGAAATCTGTCTGCACATTCCTGCATCACAGGACACTAATACCAACATAACGCACGTGACTTTGATGTGGTGTACGCACCATCAGCTCAGCTGTTAAGCTCAGAAGTTTAACATCCGTTTGTTCCCAATATAATCAGATAAACCAGGCAGATATTGTTCATGCCGCCAAGCACATCTGCTTCCCTAACCTTTAAAGAGGACACTCCATTTCATAGCAGTAGAAAAAGATTGCCTGCCTACATCAAAAATAGCCTCAAGTGGCTATAATCCGTCACTACAATACAAAAGCCCACACAGTTGCATACAGATTGTTCTAATAGGCTCTGCCACCAAAACATAAAATCAGGAACTTACAACAAGCAtctgctgctttgcattttctttttgccaTTGCCAGTGTCTCTCCTCCTTGCCATTACACTCCACTGAGTCACCGAAGCTCCTGAACTGCTGTGAAACGTTTCACCCTCTTCCCTTGCAATGCAGTGGGCATCTGCAGCAAAGAAGAAACAGCAGCTACCCCAGATATTTCTGACTTGCCTCAGCATTCCTCTCAACACTCTAAGTAAAGCAACTACATTAACACCTGCTACCTTCTCCCTGTTCCATAAGTATAACATTTACACAGAATAAAATATATCAGCATAATAAATACTTGCTTCTAAATTAGTCATAAACGGTATTGAGGAAACAGACTGATGTGGAAAATTCAGAAGTCTGCTAAAACTGCTAGTGAAAGGAGCGTGGTTGAGACGGTCACAATTtggataaacaaacaaaaccacttcaaGTCCAGGTTTCAGATCGTCACGGTAATCCAAATGCTAACATACTATATATCTATATAAGCAATACAATTCTATATTACGTTCTTCCACTATGCAAAACAACAGGTGCCGGACTTCAAAGCACAGTGTCATGCTTCACACCATTTTACAATGCTTGTTACTTCACCAGGATGGGCCCCTCTTTGAGAATCGTTAATCACACCAGTATTCCTGACATACGAGCCAAATGTCAACACGGTACAAATTAAAACACCAGCTCAAGAAAAAGACATATTCTCATATAAATAACAATGGTTTTGAATATGTTTTACAGCTATATAGTAAGATTACTCATTGCAGTAGGATGGAAGAAGTCATATTCATTGATAGGACGATTTATCACAGGATTAATTTacgaggggcaaggaaaacctccattctctgttggactttgagggaaatatcgttaacaaagatgaggagaaagctgaggtacttaacacctactttgcctcagtttttaccagtgagacaggtggccctcagcacagctggcctctggaggtggttgacagggACAGGAAGCCAAACagcccccttgtattccaggaggaaacaGCTGGTGACTTACTGAGCAGATCCTCACAAGTCattgggaccagacgggatccatcccagggtgatgagggagctagcggaagagctcgccaagccgctctccatcatcttccgacagtcctggctcactggggatgtcccatacgattggaaattggcgaatgttaccccaatccacaaaaagggcggCAAAGCTGACTTTGGCAACTCCagacctgtcagcctgacctcggtgcctggcagagttacggagcagatcatcctgaatgcaatcacacagcaccttcaggatggacaagggatcagacccagacAGCAttggtttaggaggggcaggtcctgtctgatcaaactgatctccttttatgaccagatgacccacctggtggacgaGGGGAAAGccatggatgtggtctatctggacttcagcaaggcctttgacactgtctcccataatatactccagcaaaagctggtagcccatggcttggacaagcgcactctctgctgggttaagaactggctggagggccaggcccagagagtgctggtgaatggggccgcATCCAgctgaccagtcactagtggtgtccccaggggtcagtgttgggtccagtcctgtttaacatcttgattgatgatttagatgaggggattgagaccatcatcagcaaatttgctgctgacaccaagttgggagggagtgtggagctgctggaaggcaggagggctctgcagaaggatctggatagactggaaaaatgggcctattccaatgggatgaagttcaacaaggccaagtgccgggtcctgcactttggccgcaacaaccccctgcagcgctccaggctggca comes from the Patagioenas fasciata isolate bPatFas1 chromosome 12, bPatFas1.hap1, whole genome shotgun sequence genome and includes:
- the PIERCE2 gene encoding piercer of microtubule wall 2 protein, translated to MTSAEKLPPSLNTEQNQSPHWPLCTNPGNPVFSCMLDPKIFGTSVSLAKPQVLLSKTTSSEYGAIPPVLQMVPCTYHPADHTFSKHLLTCRSSQNSYLNTAIDRSRVYDYPNLQHTL